A single window of Venturia canescens isolate UGA chromosome 3, ASM1945775v1, whole genome shotgun sequence DNA harbors:
- the mms4 gene encoding crossover junction endonuclease EME1: MSDEVICLSDTDDEMLINEEPITGRNSNRKNYNKSDSDADFDFPPVNFHYSINKSTNIIQPIEQTNQIVDELDVHETASVDSQYHSQNNEIDYYHVESEVRSSKDNPEKRNSINSPSKNIDTTKRKKVQKTNNSSKDTERARTKENALVEKRLKELERRHCKNIQPGECLKFMTVHLDKDLEDIASYSEIIDVLRSYEILWDYESQPIPNSITWTRKVESYHMNDRNHICEETINQDENQILVIWTSDETVQKIKDETFIPSATSIATMFPEKKMSLIIYGMDDYFERSKKSKKQKSDKNNHKRENSTTDPKISDDDVELCLAEVQLTVGCNSTRVETPQELAMLVYRYTKAIAEIPFKEKKRQKITDKVDWYATGDNRDTVKVDKNGNGLKRLWQQQLCQFNLAGLETAEAICSVYPTPWALMHAYETCSSSEGEKLLKDIPIRRAAGPLSTARKIGPELSKKIFIMFTSENGKETLDNDRVT; encoded by the exons ATGTCAGATGAAGTGATTTGTCTTAGTGATACAGACGACgaaatgttaataaatgaagaaCCTATCACTGGGCGTAACTCAAATCGAAAAAACTATAACAAAAGTGACAGTGATGCGGATTTTGATTTCCCGCCAGTTAATTTTCACTATAGCATAAACAAATCAACAAACATAATTCAACCAATTGAACAAACAAATCAAATTGTAGATGAATTAGACGTACACGAAACCGCATCGGTTGATTCACAGTATCATTCAcagaataacgaaatagattACTATCATGTTGAAAGTGAGGTTAGGTCGTCGAAAGACAATCCAGAAAAACGCAATTCCATCAACTCCCCTAGCAAAAACATCGATAcaacaaaaaggaaaaaagttcaGAAAACTAACAATTCATCTAAGGACACAGAACGAGCAAGGACGAAAGAAAATGCTCTTGtcgaaaaacgtttgaaagaaCTTGAAAGAAGGCACTGTAAGAACATTCAGCCTGGGGAATGCTTAAAATTTATGACCGTCCACTTGGATAAAGATTTAGAAGACATTGCCTCTTATTCCGAAATTATCGATGTACTTAGAAgttatgaaatattatgggATTATGAGTCCCAGCCAATACCCAACAGTATTACCTGGACAAGAAAAGTCGAAAGTTACCATATGAATGATAGGAACCACATATGTGAAGAAACTATCAACCAGgatgaaaatcaaattttagtAATATGGACCTCGGATGAAACTgtgcaaaaaatcaaagacGAAACTTTTATTCCTTCCGCAACGAGCATAGCTACAAtgtttccagaaaaaaaaatgtctttgaTCATTTATGGCATGGATGATTACTTTGAACGcagtaaaaaatcaaaaaagcaaaaatctgataaaaataaccataaacgtgaaaacagCACAACCGATCCCAAAATATCTGATGATGATGTTGAACTTTGCCTGGCCGAAGTACAATTGACTGTTGGTTGCAACAGCACCCGTGTAGAGACGCCGCAAGAACTAGCAATGCTTGTTTATCGATACACCAAAGCAATTGCTGAAATACCATtcaaagagaagaaaagacaaaaaattacagatAAGGTGGATTGGTACGCTACGGGAGACAACCGAGACACTGTCAAAGTTGATAAAAATGGTAACGGTCTTAAACGACTGTGGCAACAGCAACTTTGTCAATTCAACTTGGCTGGCTTGGAGACTGCAGAAGCTATTTGCTCCGTTTATCCTACTCCTTGGGCCCTGATGCAT GCCTACGAAACTTGTTCTTCCTCTGAAGGAGAAAAATTGCTCAAGGATATTCCG ATAAGACGAGCAGCGGGTCCTTTGAGCACAGCCCGAAAAATTGGGCCAGAGCTtagtaaaaaaatcttcataatGTTTACATCAGAGAATGGCAAAGAGACATTGGACAATGATCGCGTAACTTGA